CTCTTGTTTGGAGGTCTAGGAGGTGGAAACAAGGGCTGTGGTACCTTCAGGtctctcctctccagcaggaTCAGCTCTGAGCCCTGGATGTCGTGCCGCACAAAAATCTCTTTGTACTCCCCTAACCCAAGTGTTTCCAGCCAGGCAGCCACCTCCTCAGCACCCCATTTGTCTgctagaagagagaaaaagcccAGAAGTGGAGCAGGGCACCAGCACATGTGTGGCATATGCTGTCCCTTCTTTCCCCCCACCTCTTTATGGGGCTCCTTCACTTCTGCATGGAGTATCCAACCATCTCCCTTTGCCCAATCAGCTTCCCATTGGGGCTGAGCTCTACTGCAGCCCCTTCTCATCTCATTGCATTGTACATCCCTCAGCCCATTGTATGAGCAGCTCCTTTACCTGGGAGTGAACTGTTGCTCTTTTGCTTCTGTGCCTTGTCCTTCCTGGGCTTGGGGATGTTGAGTCGAAGCTTGAAGCTGCCCTTATTGGCACTGCTGGCACACTCCTGCAAGAAACAGGGCTGAGCCCACccctacagccccacagcccgttcccccccacccctatGCACCCACCTCCTCGCTGGGGTGTGCGATGGGTCCCAGCCAGTGGATGTCCAGCAGCCgctgcagctcctggcccaGCACGCTCAGGGGGCCCTGCAGTGCTTCCTCCTCCTGAAGTGAGTCCAGCTGCAGGGGACAGGGACcgtccccagccccactgccaccTGCTGGAGGGGGGGACAGCTGGGCTGGAGGGCTCGGgggggtccccagccccacactcacCGCCTTCCCCTCCAGGAATGCTCTGGTTTCAGTATAGAGAGCTTTGATGCTCAGCACCACCTCCACGGCTGCGTTCCTGCTGAGAAACTGTGGGGGCATAGGGGGTGAGCATCAAGCCAGCTGTATGCAAGGGTGGGGGTTTggccccccagccctgctcacctcGGAGGTGCCAGCAGCTTTGTTGCAGAGCGCATCGCTCAGCGCCGAGGTGCTGGTATTGACGGCGtgtgccagctcctgctccacaCCTTTGTGCGCCTTGGCTGCCTCGCGGATCCTGCAGtaaggatgggatgggatggagccGCTGTGTCCCCATGCCCCTTGCAGCCCCTCGCCCCCATCCTGACCTGGCAATGAGGGTCTCAGCCACACgtgacagctgctgcagcaggctgctctCCTCCTCGGTCAGGTACTCCATGGACTGCTGCGAGCTGAGCCGTGGCCGCGTGGCTGTCCGGTAGCTCTCCCCCTTCTGCTTGTCCTCCCACGACTTCAGGGTGCTTTCAAATGCCTGCGGGGGCACAGAGGTCCCACCCtgctcaccccacagccccacagcccatcCCGCGGGGCTCACCCGGTCCCTGGTCAGCATCTGCGCCCGGTTCTTGTGCTGGATCCGGATGACGCCGGGCGGTTGGATCCACGCTTCCCCATCCACCTGCACCGGGACACCCTCATCCCCACGGATGGTGATCTTCACCACGCGGCACTGcggggcaggcagggctggcacCATGGCTGGCAGAGGGTGGCACCCCGCGGGGCTCCCCCCGGCCCTACCTGGGCGATGCGGTGGTGCTGCAGGTTGATGACCCGTGACACGGCCATCTGGATGCTGCCAAACACAGCCACCACCTCCAGCTTCTTGTCATCAAAGGATGGCGCGCCAAAGTTCTGCACGAGAGTGGCCCCATGATACTGGGCTCAGTGCACCCTCCCCAGTGACAGAGAGGGATTCTGCCCCCACCCCAAGCTCGCACTCACGTTGTCCTCCTTGGTGCCACCCCAAAAGTTGATGCCCCCTGCATAGCTGGGGATGTTGAGCACGGCGATGCCCTGTAGGCTGGGCAGCGAGATGGGTACCCCGTCGCACTGCAAGAGAGGGCTGAGCCTGGGGGCCACCCCACTGCCCCAGCCCCAGacctgctcccagccctggcCCCATACCTCCAGCTGCACCCGCTGCTCCAGGTTCTTGTAGgttctctgcagcagctccttggtGCCCAGCACTCCATACCACATCATGTTCTTGGTGCGGCTGCTGCGGGGTGCAGTGGGGGAGGTGAATGGCCACAAGCCACACAGCATCCCAGTGATCCCACCCAACATGCCAGCAGTCCATCTCAGTATCCCAGTGGTCCTTCCCATCATCCCACTATCCTGGCATCCCAGTAGTCTCTTCCAGCAACCCAGTGGTCCCTCCTGGCATCCTAATGATCCCTTTCAGCAACCCTTTAATCCATCCTGGCATCCCAGTGGTCTTCCCTGGCATCCCCATATTCCTTTCCAGCATCCCAGTGATCCATCCCAGCAATCCCTCCCAGCATGGGCAccacagagctgggcagggcagTACCCAGACCCAGGCGTCCCATATTATTCCCAGGGGGGTCTCAGCTAACCTGCACTTCTTTGGGTGCTCATCCCTCTTGTTGTTGAACTCCAGCGAGATCTTGGCATCCAGGCCAATGCCAAAGTAGTTGTTCATGACGCATTTCTCTGAGAAGtgcctgaaagcagcaggattGGCACCAGGATTCGAAGCAAAAACCCGACAGGGCCTTGGGGTGACCCCAAACTCACAGCACACCGGGGTCCTCGGGGAACTGCAAGCTGCCAAAGGTGTCTGGCCTCTCCAGGAGGATGGATGAGGTGGCCGAGGTCACCGTCTCCCGCCGAGAGCCTGCGGGGTGGGTTGGAGGCAGCTGCTGAGTAAGCCCACCCCATTGCTCCCCTCAAAGCCCACCCTAAAAGATGCTGTGTGCCATATGGTTGCCTTACAGAGCCGCTCCTCCTCCTTGTTGAGCTCCTCCGAGCTGTCCTTCTTGCTGGGGACTGTGGTGGCTTGATATGCTTGGGTCTGCTTGTTCTGCTCATCCACAGCTGGGGGCAAACACAGGATAGCAGTGGGGCCAGAGCAACCCCCTCCCCGCACCCCAacagctgcccccagccccagagcATTGCACCACCCCAGCCTTTGGATCACCCAGGAGATGTGGTGATGCTCCTTTGGGATTGCACAGTGATGAACATTcagaggggaaactgaggcacggcCCCTCCCTGTGCCACCCGCTCACCTCTCTCAGCCTGCTCGATGATCTGCCGCAGGGCTTTCTTCAGGCTGTTGGCCCTCAGCATCAGCTGCTCCTTGGATTTGAAGATGcggggcacagggctgggggcaaAGCCGCCTTTCTCCAGCTCCTTGGCATCGGTCGGGGTGCCCTGTGGGGTCCCCTCGGAGACCACGATGGCCTGAG
This region of Coturnix japonica isolate 7356 chromosome 4, Coturnix japonica 2.1, whole genome shotgun sequence genomic DNA includes:
- the LOC107312629 gene encoding diacylglycerol kinase delta isoform X10; its protein translation is MWGLGGLLWGLALCGVALQWAVALWLVAGDHTIPQAHPVCREPQGDGGLDWGPEVSAEVGDPRVCKFKAHKRCAVRATNNCKWTTLASIGSDIIEDEDGVAMPHQWLEGNLPVSARCAVCDRTCGSVRRLQDWRCLWCKAIVHSACKEQFGKRCPLGQYKVSIIPPTALNSIDSDGFWKATCPSSCSSPLLAFVNSKSGDNQGVKFLRKFKQFLNPAQVFDLMNGGPHLGLRLFQKFSTFRILVCGGDGSVGWVLSEIDALGLHKQCQLGVLPLGTGNDLARVLGWGSLCDDDTQLLQILEKLERATTKMLDRWSVLTYEAPKQSPPVLKEEEDGDSNIQAHISHYADSVAFHLAKILESDKHSVVISSAKFLCGTVNDFVAEVGRAYKRATENKQEAELMARKCAMLNEKLDSLVRELTEEAQAIVVSEGTPQGTPTDAKELEKGGFAPSPVPRIFKSKEQLMLRANSLKKALRQIIEQAERAVDEQNKQTQAYQATTVPSKKDSSEELNKEEERLCSRRETVTSATSSILLERPDTFGSLQFPEDPGVLHFSEKCVMNNYFGIGLDAKISLEFNNKRDEHPKKCSSRTKNMMWYGVLGTKELLQRTYKNLEQRVQLECDGVPISLPSLQGIAVLNIPSYAGGINFWGGTKEDNNFGAPSFDDKKLEVVAVFGSIQMAVSRVINLQHHRIAQCRVVKITIRGDEGVPVQVDGEAWIQPPGVIRIQHKNRAQMLTRDRAFESTLKSWEDKQKGESYRTATRPRLSSQQSMEYLTEEESSLLQQLSRVAETLIARIREAAKAHKGVEQELAHAVNTSTSALSDALCNKAAGTSEFLSRNAAVEVVLSIKALYTETRAFLEGKAVSVGLGTPPSPPAQLSPPPAGGSGAGDGPCPLQLDSLQEEEALQGPLSVLGQELQRLLDIHWLGPIAHPSEEPCFLQECASSANKGSFKLRLNIPKPRKDKAQKQKSNSSLPADKWGAEEVAAWLETLGLGEYKEIFVRHDIQGSELILLERRDLKDLGITKVGHMKRILQAIKELSNPP